CCAGACAACGTCAAGACTCCAAAAATCTGAGTACATGGTTTTTTTAGAACTCTAATCTCTCTTGCTGCCTTGgaccccccccccagaaaaataaatcgagaagcaaaagaaaagaaattaaaaaattaaaaaatattataccAGAGCCCTGATGTATCAAACCCAGGCTAACACCCCACAGGCTTTAGCTATAAGGGATTATAACGCCTCATTCTGTTGTCATCTTCATATGCAAGTGAGCATGGCTATGTGAATTTTGACCATTTATATGTTCATAAATGATAATATCATGGCGTTAATAAATGTTTCCCTGTTTCTATTAATAGGTATGGCAGAAGTGATGCCCAAAGATTCAGTGTATGTAAGTATCTTACGTGAACCTGTCGCCATGTACGAATCAATGTTCACGTACACCAAATACGAAGCCATCTACCATCTGAATGCACCAAATCCGCTGAAACAATTTCTGGAGAGCCCTCGTAAATATTACGACCTACACGGCGGAAAAGATCACGCCAAAAATCCTATGCTGTTTGACTTTGGACTGGAGAACCACCAAAAGGACGACCAGTTTTTCATCGATAACATGATCGAAAAACTCGACAAACGTTTCGATCTCGTCATGATGACCGAATACTTCCATGaaagtttgattttgtttaaagAGCTCATGTGTTGGACCATGGACGATATTGTGTATTTCACGCTAAACGCCCGCAGCAAGTCCTCTGTTTTACGTGACATCACTCCAAAAATGAAAGAACAGATTAAACAGTGGAATTTAGGTGACTTAAAACTTTATAATCATTTTAACAAAACTTTCTGGCAGAAAGTGCGGGATTTTGGAGAGGAGCGCATGAAGAGAGAAATTACTGAACTTGTGGAACGTAATGAGCAGCTTTATAAGTATTGCATCGCAAAGGTTAGCGACAACGATGGTAAAGTGTGGCATCCACCTGGAGTGAAAGTGGAAAGCCTTCAACTGAAACCTTCTGCTAAGAATGATCCACAATGTGCAGCCATGGCAAGAACTGAGCTTCCCTATACAGCTCTGCTGGTAaagaaaatgaaatcaaaatatcatCTTAGGTGATCCTGTGATATATTGGGGTTATGGGAGGGGATGGGAGGGAGGGAAAGGAATGGAGGGGAAGGAATGGAGGGGAAGGAAGGGAATCTCTTGCAGAGAGTTCTTAAAAGTATTCTTAAagaaatttaatatattatttgcaATAAACAGAATGGCCACCTGATGCAAAACAAACATCAAAACATGTGCCAtgaaaatattgggctattccagttaaaatccctacaccccctgtggaagacatgaccttaattgcccacaatgtagtgtgaattttaaatggggttacctgaaaaagtgactccatttgaattctacatccACTGTGTGTGagattccataggggtgtatggatttcaactactaTAGCCCATTTATTCACCCTGCCATTTTGGGTGTATCCTTGGTGAAAAGTgttcatgagttagactagtgtaaagactccattgaggaataagcagcttacggaataaagctgtataatccttcaatagaaTTCTCTGCTAGGCTTATTTTGTGCAGCTTGACATGAAGGATAAACCCGTATTTTTGACCAGATCAGAAATCTTCCTTGCGTGTTTGATGGTCCATGTACATGCATATAATTATATGCCAAATATCTATACAAGGTTATCTTAATAAGTTGAACCAAGTCTCTgtgcagtctgatgaagacccacCCAGTGAACGAGTCGCAACGttactaaaaaaattgtttgtgaaTCCAGGATTCGATTCATAttattgtttttttatattactggatgactcaaaacattcataagcTTCTAATGACTGCCATTATTCTCGTTATTGTCATAATCCCTTTGCATCACTTTGAACGCAAGAAAGTCGTAAGTACATtgtaataacaaagcacttatGACCTTTTAAGCATCTAAAGTGACCTTTGCTGTTTTTTAAACAATAATCAAGTTTATTGGCAAGTGCAGAGCTCTGTGATtgttctattccagttgaaatccttacaccccctgtggaagacatgaccttagtcttcaacacagggggtatatggctttcaactggaatagcccattatatagaCAGTCTGACCTCTTTTATCCAGCCATGATGGGCCCGAGTACAGGCATGGAAATTTTCAGCGTTTTAGCTGATGTGggtgttttttgttattgttttcattaattcagtgtttttcagcctatttctaatggtaaaaaaacatgatttctgTGGGTTTTTTCCAAAACCGGTTTTCATGCCTGCGAGTACTGgctggataagtgaaaaatccagaTAAGTGAATTATGAGTACTTCTGCATtggattttcaaaatgctgaaattgaGACAACAAAAGATAACTCAAGATGGGGTAAAATAACATCCCTGAAAAATGGTATATAAGTGCTGTATGCAGCAATCATAGATCTGTCCTTCCAAATACTTCTGAAAAACATATTTTCCTATAAAAATCATGTAGCTGCATGACAGAGATCTGCAGAAAGGAGGTCTGGATAAGGGAGGATGCATTgtatccaggcccgtacgcagggggggtgcggggggtgcgaccacacctccccaaatttgcaaaaatatacaaaaagtcccaaaatttaggAAAAATCTGCTTTTTTACGGTTTTTTCGTCAAAAAAGGGCCAAAGTTGGGGGAAAAAGTCcacatttcacaaaatcgcccccccccctttggaaaaaagtccactttttcaaaatcagcaccccccccaaaaaaaatcctgcgtacgggcctgattgtATCTCAATAAACTTGTACTTCTTACTCTACTGTAGTTTATGCAAGTGATCGCCTTTTGATCATATCTTTTACTTATTGTTTGACCAAAACAGTATTGTTGTATTGCCCTCCCATGGAATTTCAAAAGCAGATCGGTCACAGGTTTTTTAAAATTCAGTTCTTTGGTTTCCATCTAAAAATGCACCAAAAAATCAATTTGGCTGCATCTTTAATATTGTTTACCAAAGAATGTACATTTTGCGAAAACATTGGTGCTTTTGACAAGGGTCATTCGCTGAGAACAACGTAGCATTTTCTCTGACTTTATTGAGTATTGATTACTGTGTAGTGTCAGTGTATTTTTTTGCTTTATAACCTTCgatctctcactctctctctctgcgAAAGATATCGAGTGTCAAGAGTCACAAAtatcaagtgtgtgaaaatattctttttcattttttactgtCAAATTATACCTATCGTGTTATAGAGAGGTTTCTATCCAaccatattttaatattattttttttaaattatgaaccATGTTTGattatgttgtgaaaatgtgtccCACCTCATAAGTTGTATCTCATTCCCAGTTATCAATATGGAAAATCAAAATCTGGTATAAAATGCCATACACCTTGTCCATCTGTGGCTATTTTCCCATGGGTGCAGACAAAGGTATTACATCATTTACACAATGCTGGCATGCTAGCCATTGAATTAGTGTAATTTTCCACTGACAAGCTTACAGTACGTAATTTGAACAAAACAAATTTTGTCTTTCAGAGTATTTTAGCATATCCATTTTACCAAATGTATAATCTTCATTCTCGGATTTAAACTCTAGCTATCGCTACCAATGGTGCCAACAAAAACATACaatgatttttttgatatttgacatcccattttgttacattttgaattGTTAAGATTAGTTTAAATTTTGAGTACGTACTTCAGATTCAATGTGTGGTTTTTTGTTTGCTTGGCCTTTTTTAGGGGGTGAGGAGAGTGATATAATTTGAAGCAGTTTCAATCAGAATAAGTAAATGCagagcaataaaaaaaaaactacagACCCACTTAAAAATATACAGACAGAGAAATGCTTGTACATTTTTTGGAAACAGGTTACCCAACTGTACCTCATACAATACATTTCTAGCTACTCTAGATATCAATGTCACCAATATCCGACTTCCCAGTTTACCCATTCTTCAGAGGGGAGAAAATTTGTCGTATTTTATTTGGAATGTAAACCAAAAGACTTGCATCACAAACCAAGACACTCACCAGTATTACTATCATTGGGATATCCTATTTGAAATCCAATACACCCcgtaaggaagacatgaccttaatctcccacacagggcaaGTAGATTTAATAAGCATTCAGTTAACCCCCATTTGATGTTCACACTCCCTTTGAGGGATAATAAggtaatgttttccataggggtgtatgcatttcaactggaatagctcattgcatCAGACCTATAAGGCAAATCAACTTGACCTAAGGTTTAGGTAACTTGAGGCCAAAAtgagctcttccagttgaaatccacccacccaccatgcttggcgtattttgggggggctttgaagcgccagccccgggtaaaagtaggggcggcaaaaagcgaagggcggcggaagaagaaggcggcaaaaacagggcggcaaaaagcgaagggcGACAAAgcgaattagcaaataaaaaagggcgcaaaaaattgaaaaagcataaaaatttttgaaaataggttgcttttagggctcttcactttttcaaacgaccgtgaaaaaaattgggtcaaccttttcgggctgttaaggaaggggcggcaaaattgtttcttcttcagccccggggttggggcggccacggtacgccactgcccactgtggaagacatgaccttaatccatGTAGGGAGCATGactttcaaatgtggttacctgaattaGGACTTTGTATAGAAATCtatacccctgtgtggaagattaaggtcatgtttttcattGGCCGTGATGGATTTTAGACTGGAATAGCCGCATTTGGACCTTTCCCATGAGTGCAAAGATATAGTTTTCTTACAGGTGCCCAAGCCAGGACATATGGGAGATACAAAGTTCAATTTTGGGGACTTTTTTCCCCCAAGTTGCCTTCTCTGCCCAAGTTTAATAATGTACTCATAATTACTTATTCAAAGTTGAACTTGACACTGCTAAAACAAACCAGCTTGAATTTTAAACTTTTCTGCCAAAACTTAAGGTTTTATTCTGTGtttaattttctttcaaatattgTGATCAGTCAAACTCAACACCAAACAGAAAGCAAGTCTACATCTTTTTgattgtttgtattttttgttacaaaatcaataaaaCTATTGATTTGATGTGAACATATGGTGGGTTTTGTTAGCTTTGTAAAATTTGATACCTTGctataatatgtgacccggcagcacaaatgagccgtaaattccctaaattgtattctgagttacggtgtaaaatgtgtacgaaggtcatattcatcggtaacttaagctggcccgacatccgtctcatttcaatagtcaaaaactaatcaataatcctattgttgaagtggataatactagcttctaccttagatggctatagaacttttaatagctctggtctttgtttgcttatattgctaaatcctgttcaagtggtgggttaccaggcattgtattttgtacaggtatgcataaccaacaattaacaataagagaactttcttaaacctcgttaacttggggatgatttgaaatgaccgcctattatgactgtttgatatttattgccgacaatgtggaaaaagagacacatgtaaaaacgttaaaagctataattttgttgaaggagcaaagtttaacaaaccataaccccgcttctggatatcgtttgaagtcaaatgatataccatttttaagtttatgatgtttatttttaaacacgaaataaaacaaaattgaccggggaggaatttacggctcattcgccgtgggcgGTCACATATGAACAAATAATTCAATCTGTTTCAGATTTTAATGATTGATTGAAAATTGTCACTATTCAAATGAACACATTACATACTAGTGTGAAATAGGTTAGTGGGATAGTGAACTACATTTGCCTGATGTAAGTGCCcagcaaacaaatattttcatttgtacaaaaaaatgtttaaatttgggGTCATGTTAAGGGTATAtaaagtttttaaaacatttttggaaaacagctgtaaaacattctaacattaacataatgttatttaagcgttgaaaaaatatttagcaaaaatgtttaccaaaaataattttgcaataacattttgacaacattttgaaaatgctaTTGagtatttttcatataaaacatttaaaagtgttttcatgacctatatataacccatcattttaatgctattaaaatgtttagatcaaaaccaaaacatgtttataacatgtttataaagttttaaaaacatatttgtgtttgctggggaggttGTCATCATGATTGGTGGTAAGAAATGTCAATTGAACatgtttttgttgattttgattttgaaatcaaatttgtgatgtttatcAAAACTGATTCCAGTGATGTTTCTTATACACAAAACTCAATGCATATACAATTTAAGTTGAGGCCTTTACTTTTATACTGCTGTAACTCCTTGGCTTGACCAATCCTGATTCATCAACTTTAGACTCATTTATCAGAAGTAAGGTATCAAATTTTATCTCATACAGTTCTGCCCacacagtggcagcaccaggaattttttgcgGGGGAGGGGGGgcggcaaaatcaaccaatttgctcaaaattgctgcaaaaagcggACATTTTCGTTATTTTGCCCACATTATTTTTACATCAGTTAATAGTAGACTTCCATTTAGTGTGGTGCTAAGTTTGGCAGATTTATTAATGTATACATAATAATGTAGCCAATGATAGCCATTGTAACAAATTAAGATTATTttacttttaaacaaacaaaatcagtaaTCGTTGAATACAATTTGTAATGTGTATGTAGACCATATAATTTAATGTATACCATTTCAgaactggtggctctgaaaagagctgttcttAAGGTATTCCGTAATCCTCTGTATTCACTATAACGATAACACAGACACCTGATGATCTTGTAACTGTGTGTGAAGTGTCGTCAGTTTATTTGGTCAGCTGAATTCTGTATGACATAAACTGTACTATTTAAAATGGTATTAATACATAAGAACAGTATGtctgattatttttttttttttttagtttttatacACATGTGTGGTTGTTCAATATATTAAGTTAAAAGTTCACCACCAAATTATCGACCAGATTACGCAGCTGACAAAGTAGATATAAATTTGACTATTCCAGtatttacagttgaaatccatacatccccgtCGCACactgacatcgcctggctaataattacttggtacagcagagatactaaaatcaatacccatgatcgatacacgtgaatgtgctatgcacgattttgatattcaggcgaaaatctttggataccggggtagaaaatgatgaatatctcccgtaattgatttcgtctaaagaaaccagatgtggttccttgcacttgaatatatgtattgaacagatatgatagttgttagcttgcgtcttgagaaagaagcttgcgtcttgaactcaaaaactgacaataattctgattttatatgtgccgaactatatagcgcagtgtataggccaatcgtggaggtagtctaaaagcagatgacatatggcgtaccatgctcactcagacacagcgaggtcagtcaccgggctattgtcagtagccttagtcagatgtccttcggcccattatgcgtctcaaaactattaaacaggtcggaacaaaatggccatgcgtggctgtggattcaacctaccatggcgatttctgccatgaagatatcggggcgatgacactgtgcgtcgaTGGAAGACTTGACattactctcccacacagggggtgcagattttaaatggagccacCCTAACAACCCATTCAGTAAATTCACACtcaatgtgtggaagattaaggtcatgtctttctatggatttcaactggaataacccatattATGAATGTGATGTGATTTGTTTGATAAAGTACAAAGAACTTCTTTACAGGAAACACATTTTTGTTTAAAgagatatttttaattatttgtggTAGTCAAGTGCTGGGATTCTTTTTATTTTAGGCGCACTGTATATATCTCGGTCAAAACCTAAAGTATACAGTTTTGATGACAGCGAGGAAATTTTACTGGGTTTGAGTCAATTTTTGACACACAGATGTTGAAAATCTGATCTAATCGACAAACCTGATTCTTTTTGCCAATGTATGATTGATATATAGTACCGGTATTGCATTTGTTTGAAAAGTGTAGAATTTAGAAGgacaaaaacaattaaaaccTCAGTTTATATGTGTGCTGATGACCGTTAGCAATATTCTGTGTCAGTATTATAGGTTTTATCTATTGTATCATAGAAACTATATGCATTTGGTATATATTCAGATTGCCATGTTATGGACAGAGTAGACTGTAGATGTCTTAACTtcccattaaaggagtattttgtgatcctagcatcctctttttatgacatttttcagtagatatccaccaaATAAGCTTTTCCAAAAAAAACTAggtgattccaattttgtgtttgcgagttatgcatgatttatatgtgtattacactgctccatcagCCACTgtgttgaatttcgttctggtacacccgaacgtaattcaaatttgacaatatttttgctaaacaaataaatctgcaagaaatttttgtacatgaacattatgcagccagaggtttccagtagtataaaaatctcgacttattttgagaaaagtaggggatgaGGCTGCGGATCACAAAATGCGCTTTAATACATTTCTCCTGTAATGATGTGCTATCAAGTGCAGATTGGGTCAATAGGGACGAAATGTACCTCGATGAACAGAGGATatgcagatcttgcaaaatatgtttatttcttgactatcgacccatgtttagacCAGTctactttttaaatgaaaaacaaagggaTCCTGTACAAAGTAacgggagtgtcatttgatgaaatgaggtgatgtatcatgttgcaaaggattctgggaagggtaaggtatCTTCTGTGTAACAGATTACATATCTTAATGTTGATGTGATTTTATAGCTTGATCAAGTTGCAGATTGTATTTAATGTATCAGTCAGTGTGCCGAAAAACAATTGCTAGCATAATGATCAAAATGATAAGGCAGGATGAAAGTGATGAGTAGTTGTAGTATTCTTGCCTTGAATCAAATAGTAaaatagatatatattttttttcataatgcAGTTATAGTTTGTAAGGGTGATTACTCATACTTTGAGTTTCTTGAGGTTTTTAAGATGGGGAGGGGAATACTGATAACCCATTCCTACATCTTGGGATCCATTGCTTTTCCAGAGGCTGGTACCAGAGGTAGTAATAAGTTTCAGAAATATAGGTCACTAAATTTTAACAGTAATTATGAAGCCTAAAAACCATCAAAATAATAAATGGCATTCTTGTGCGCATGAGGTTCAGAAAatctgggctgttccagttaaaatctatacaccccctatggaacataattatgaccttaatcttcacagggagtgtgactttcaaatggggtttcctgaatgggtgactccatttgaaatctacactgctgtgtgggagatttaggtcattctctatatggggtgtatggatttcaactggcataagCCAATCCACCTATGACCCTATCAGGGGCACATAAAGATGTGGGAGTGCCTTTTGCAGAAAAAATCTTAAGAGCTGCAGAAAGTAAATCGTAAAGATCAGAATCGTGAATTTTGATAACTATGATAACTAGTTATTACTACCCTGCTTAAATGCTTACTTATTTTATTTCTTGGGCTTCTCAGAAACTCTGGTCTTCGTTAATTAATGTATCCCATGCATCATTTATACCAATATAGTAAAGGTACACATATTGtatgtttacccaggttggtccgtgaggaacacatgctaatccacggaaaaccatggaccgttccaagctcatacaaatgcacaagcctgaatagccagtgtaggctaatatatgcatgctggcctagatagctttgataaacaaagcaagaaatggaagaaaatagctaggaaaaagaaaagagagaaggccactcccaaacacaattgtacaattttactcttagcccttacttcgtgagaaaggaaactggaattccaatctcagtggaaacaaaacttttgtaaaatgtagtaAAATGTAAATTAAGTGAAAGAAGCAATGTGTATTTCTATTCCTGTATATAGTATAAAATCCTGTGAGCTTTCTTCCACTTTAATACCTGTATGAATCATGATGATGTAtatacatttttgtgtgtgtttttgtttgctGGTGCTTTTTACCATCGTTTTCATAATTTGATGGCATAATTGTGCATACGAGTAGGTTTTAATGCTGAATCTAAGTtgtaattgtgacacgatctggtccatgggggccaaaggcggcaaatttgaaactgagataaagataAAAACATGGgagttaaaaacaataaattacataagaaaatagacatcaaaatacttcataactttagaaccaagtatgctagacctttggtgttttcagtaaatgatagcctactgtatgtgtaatgtaataataagcccaatcgccattctaacttccggtttttgagagcagttttaggacactttgacctccgACATATCGGGAtgatttacgtaattattattaattttcttattattgtcacaattttgatcattaaaactaccaaatatttaatttataaaacactaatattttttatatttgttttaaatattgtaaaacattttagattatattttttaCGTACAAAAACcgaatatttctgaattttctgaaaggtcaaaggacaaagtgtcctaaaactgcaaaaactgtcctacaatgcattgcaaactttcaatgccgattgggcttattacagttactcaattttcaaaaatgcctcctttggcccccatgtacCAGCTCGTGTCACAATTACTCAAGACAAGTGATTGAAATTGGGCTAATCTatctgaaatccacactccctctgagGAAGATTTTTGGAATACCCACCACATTCAACAGTCTAAATaattccagatccaaccatttttatccataaaaagtggaaaagttTGGAAGATTTtttgaattccaaacaaaatttaCTAATTTTAGGCCAAAATTGTGCGAAATTCAATTGCATTTAATACATTTCAACAATCAACATAAAAATTTCCAGCTGGATTGAACATGAGGTGCAAACTGGAATCCCAGTAAAacctttcacagggggtgtgtggattttaaatggaataacccatttgacCAGTGAGGGTTTTGATCTTgcagacattgggctattccacttaaaatccacacaacccctgttaaagatttgggaaatatcttccacagagggagtatgaatttcaaatggaatgaacacattaggcagctccatttgaaactcaccttccctctgtagaagattcatggttgaatctttctcagagggtgtatacaattcaaatggagctgcctacatgttaattccatttgaatttcatactcccctaaaatggaatagcccttcgTTACTGTAGCAAGTTGATTAACCTTACTGTTCAAAAAAATCTACCTTGTCTAGGCTAGCACCTGGCGGTAATAAACAGCCAATGTACAGCCAAGGAGTTATAAATGGGAGAATTTAAACTTCAACATGCTATATGTTATCCATGGAGGTAATTTTGGCTACTCTGTAAAGATGTTTCATAATTCTGCATGAGCTGCATTTTCAGCCATAACCAAAGATGCACTATTTTTGGTCCTCATCATTACAATCCAATATTTTGATTTCTCCATGTTGTGTCATGTGGGATTATATGATGTTTGCATTCTCCTCTTAAAAATCTTTGATTTTAGCAGAAATACGTCCAGTGTGTTCTTGTGTGCTTCGGTCAATTGTGTTTTTCATAGATGTCAATTATGTTTTCCAGGGTTGCTATTTTTGCCAAGTATACAACATGCAAGTTCTTCCAGAGCAGATAGCGCTGATGACAATGTGTGCTATTTTATATGTGATCACATCCTGAAATGCATGAAATATTCATGAACATGTTGGGATTTCACAAGTGAAATGGATTTGTGAAATTTCCTTGCTCgcaaatatttcttttttctaTTGGCATTTAAGAAAATGTATAAATTTCGCATCACAAAAATTATGGTTCTTTTCAAATCacgcaaattgggctattccatttaaaatccacactacccctgtggaagatttggaaaatatcttccacaggggagtaagaATTCCAAATGGAAAGAACATATAgctactccatttgaaactcaccctccttcaGTAGAAGATCCAGgtcgaatctttctcagagggtgtatgaaattcaaatggagctgcctaatacgttcattttattttaaattcatactcccactgtggaaggtATTTTCCAAATCTTTCAGGgggagagtgtggattttaaatggaatagcccaattttagtgCCGTGGAAATGTTGTGCTTTACAAGTTTGTGACACAATAAAGCGAATTAATTCATTTGTCAAGCAAAATCTACGATCTAACAGTAACAATATACCCAAAACCTCATAAATTGGACCTAGATAATAAGATATTGAGGAATTAGACCCAGATGGTcctatttgcaatagctgccttatttacattttgataatttctgcattctttATTGTACACAATCTGGAcatatgacatctggcagctattgcaaataggATCTTCTTTCCCTAAACCCCTGATAtgaatactgtataagtggtaatttttgtgagGTTGTATTTTCGCAAATTATGCAAATAGCGGgtatatcacaaatttaacaacacgcaaatatgaaattttgtcatattattaatattagtaagGCATGAATTGCACGAAAATATCGACACACGCAAAAGTTGCAAAAATATCTG
The Amphiura filiformis chromosome 3, Afil_fr2py, whole genome shotgun sequence DNA segment above includes these coding regions:
- the LOC140148002 gene encoding galactosylceramide sulfotransferase-like encodes the protein MRQYHYHQSVGTTSSVGSSLLALLKMRCRRVFFLVVCVLAVVVLLSVLNGHKMISSHVSVLMSDANRNVANAHEGIRNFLSQQLPNQPQTQADPQTGGPNEKTASQEQIPNRNIPPADHIIWPNLNQSALSITSTTPIPQSHSTAKLKDGASNGPVAKPQSAQPLTPSKQQCSPRRNIVFFKMHKCSSSTVQNILFRYGEKNDLDFVIPPAGNYLGHSPFNKRFMLKLPTREYNILCYHTRFSATGMAEVMPKDSVYVSILREPVAMYESMFTYTKYEAIYHLNAPNPLKQFLESPRKYYDLHGGKDHAKNPMLFDFGLENHQKDDQFFIDNMIEKLDKRFDLVMMTEYFHESLILFKELMCWTMDDIVYFTLNARSKSSVLRDITPKMKEQIKQWNLGDLKLYNHFNKTFWQKVRDFGEERMKREITELVERNEQLYKYCIAKVSDNDGKVWHPPGVKVESLQLKPSAKNDPQCAAMARTELPYTALLVKKMKSKYHLR